TCACAAATACCAAGATATTCGCAACAACAGATAGACCAAAAGAAATACAATGTTCAGCGTTTTTATATTCCATTTAAACAAGATGTCCAGTCCCTCAACGCGCGTACACATGCAAACAGCTTCAGAAGTTGGACAGATActacacacaaataaccaatTGAGATAGTGTGTTCTAGCTTTACCCCTGAAAAATAAAGCACGGCAAGTAAGCAACACATATAGAGGTCTTCCTCTTTAGTTGCACAGAGTGTACCCATCAGAAATCATCATAGAAACAATAACCCTCAGGATTTCACAGGTTTTCTGTATCTTGTGCCGATCTGGGAAATTTCTGGAATCAGTCCAAATTTTTAAGAAGGAACACATATGACGCATATCTATGGCATGCGAAAGACATAAATTAGTCTTAACAGAGAGGATAGGTAGAAGGCTTACTCACATCTAATCTCCTTGTGTAATTACATAATTGAAAATCCAATTAATCCTCGATGCCATGTCACCCTTCCATCTCGTTATAATCACGTGCACCTTCTCCCAGTCAGAATTTCTTTTGCTTGCTTTTACTGGAACACTTGGTAGTTTGATTTAACATCTTGGGAAACGTATATTGAAGGTGCGACTCCTGGGATGCCTTAAGATAGCATCCCTAAATGAAACTCCGATGGCACCATGGCTATATATGTGAGCCGTAAGCTGCTCAAGGTTTAGCAGGTGCTCAACGCCAGTGAGTGAGCTGCCTTCTTGCTCTTGTCTGCGCATATAGAATGCAAGATGCAGAACTTGAAGCTTCGGCATTGTCCTTGTCTCAAATGTGACACTTGAGAAAGTATATGCTAAGCCAAATTCCCTCAGGCTTGGATATGCATTGTTACAGAAgatgagatcttgtttggGGTCTTTACTAACACTCAAGTCAAAGTAGACAAGGCAGGGTAAACCCCCAAGCAGTTTGACAGCATCTCTCTGGAGCTCCTTGACTCTAATTTTCAAGCTTGTTAACTTATCAAGTTGTGAAATCCAGTGTGGAACCTTGGAGACTGTACAGAAAGACAGGCTAAGCTTCTGAAGGTTGCATGGAGGAGGGAACCAATAGCTCAAAAAGTCACAGGTAGGACTTTCCAGTTTATTAGCATCAATAGTGGAGACATGAAGAGAGCGGAGATGGATGAGTTTCCCCAAGGAATCAATGAGAAAGCTGAGCTTAAGTTTTTCCGTTGGGCCATGTGCTTCACAACATGCTTTGTCAGAATAAGATCAAGCTCCCTTAGATCGGTCAGCTGGCCAAGATCCTGGATATTATCCATGGAGTTCTCTGCAAGATTGAAGAACCCCAAAGTACGGAGGGCACTCAATTTGCCTATTCCACCGGGAAGCTGTGCATCAATAGGAACATTTAGATGTCTCAACGACCTCAGTTCAGAAAGATCTGATGGAATACTATGCACAACTGTGTCCCTAATATCCAGTGTCTCCAAATTCTTTAGTTCCCCAATTTGCTTCGGCAGTTTGAGTTGGTGGCCATTGGCTCTCAAATATCTCAACTGGAATAGTTTACATATAGCTGACAAATCAACACACTCAATCCCATTGAAGTCATTCATATCTAGATCCAGAACTCGCAAGTGTTCAAACCTTGAAAGAGGAGGAATGTAACCAGAATATCCTAGTACCGTAAATGAGCGAATCTGTGAGAGGCTCATACATTTAGGGACCAAATTTGCATTTCCATACTGGAGACATAGCCGACGAACCTCAAAAGCTCCTTTTGTACTGTGTCGCTCATCCATTATAGTGATGAAGTTTTCCTCTATGGACTTTGACACAATAAAATCAAGCATTACATCATGCAACCGACAACATGTTAGCTCACAGTACTCAAATACAGCAGGCTGGATCAGACTTCTATTAATGAGTTCATTATAGTAGCTCTCAGCAACTTCCTCTGGGCTCAGACCATGTTTATGACTAACAAATCCCTCGGCTATCCATCGTCTTAGCAAATCAATCTTCTCAATTTTGTAATCCTCAGGATATATACCAAGATACAGAAAGCATGTCTTCAGGGAATGAGGCAAGTCATTATAACTAAGGTTTAGCACATGCCGCATCCATCCAAGACTAGGACTAGTTTCTAATTCCGAAACAAGTGATTTTTGTATGCTTTCCCAGTTTTCCTTATGCATGCATTCTTGACTAGCCAAAAGGCTAGCAATGCTTAATATCACTAGTGGCACTCCTCCACATTTCTTTAAAATATTCTGCGAAACAATTTTGTATTGCTCAGGGCAAGCATCCTCAGAACCAAATACCCGTTG
This is a stretch of genomic DNA from Brachypodium distachyon strain Bd21 chromosome 1, Brachypodium_distachyon_v3.0, whole genome shotgun sequence. It encodes these proteins:
- the LOC100824348 gene encoding disease resistance protein RPP13 isoform X1; the encoded protein is MVGFLVTASTGVMNSLLRKLSTLLTDEYRLLKGARREIRALRDELSSMNSLLQRLADMAELDVQRKDWRDKARELAYDIEDCIDVFTHRALPPPGPGGGGFVRKMAALRARRRVAVQVRRLRCRVVEESDRRRRYELEPAASGGGGGGRVEIDPRLPALYAEAKSLVGIGRPREKIVQWLTGVRDAWEGCHCPPAAGDQLGVVSIVGFGGVGKTTLANQVYRKIRHEFQCTAFVSVSQNPDVLKILGDILDQVGSRRTTGGILDDQHKLIDKIRERLTNKRYLIVIDDIWSMQVWDIVRCAFLDNNNGSRVITTTRIEQVAAACCSSRHDHVYKMKPLNDLDSRRLFFQRVFGSEDACPEQYKIVSQNILKKCGGVPLVILSIASLLASQECMHKENWESIQKSLVSELETSPSLGWMRHVLNLSYNDLPHSLKTCFLYLGIYPEDYKIEKIDLLRRWIAEGFVSHKHGLSPEEVAESYYNELINRSLIQPAVFEYCELTCCRLHDVMLDFIVSKSIEENFITIMDERHSTKGAFEVRRLCLQYGNANLVPKCMSLSQIRSFTVLGYSGYIPPLSRFEHLRVLDLDMNDFNGIECVDLSAICKLFQLRYLRANGHQLKLPKQIGELKNLETLDIRDTVVHSIPSDLSELRSLRHLNVPIDAQLPGGIGKLSALRTLGFFNLAENSMDNIQDLGQLTDLRELDLILTKHVVKHMAQRKNLSSAFSLIPWGNSSISALFMSPLLMLINWKVLPVTF